Below is a genomic region from Alosa sapidissima isolate fAloSap1 chromosome 19, fAloSap1.pri, whole genome shotgun sequence.
GTTTCCTGCAAGGAAAAGGGTGATGTCAGACATAATCAAATGGCAAGTCAAGAAGAAGCTAAAAATCtatattttaaaatcaataTGATACCTGACttagaaataaatatttcaagCATTTTAAAGCCCTGGTACTTTATATCCTGGAAATGTTTAATAGAAATATACAGTATTCTTTGTTTAGTTACTATTGTAGATAATATCACAATAGACATCGTGGTATAAAGCTAAATAATGTTTGAATCAGAGCAATGTTTTTGCTAGCAAAAACTTTTATTGGTTAAAGATGTTCTCGTCCAGCAAATAAAACTGTCACAACAGGTTCTTAATTATAAATTACAAATAAATCTGGCTAAACCTAATAAACCTATGCTTTACTCTATAACTTGTTTTGTAAGCTGTAGAACCTGTAGAACCCAGCATATGTTAACGACTCAACATAGTTAAAACACAATCTGGGTGCATCTCCTCTCCTGAACATACACTAACTAACCTGCCTGCCTAGTGTATGGAGACAACAGAGCTGTCATGCACAGCTCAGTTCATGTGTGTGgctgagagagggatgagaggaggtaTCAGACAGAAGAAGCCCCTTAAGCCACCTCAGCTCTTGAGCTCTGATCGATATACTTCATAGAGGGAAGGTGGGTGAGAACAAGGGAGACTTGGTGGGTAggttggaggggtgggggggcttgGTATGAACAAAGCTGAGGTGTCTTTAGAGCTTAACGTTCTGGACTGCACTGTCTTCAGGAGGAGGAAGCATTTACCACTTCTGGTGAACACTGGATTTATGTTACCATCGACAATTATCTGAACATTTTCTAGACCATAGGATACAGTatgaaagcagttgatacagttGATATCTGTCtgaattaaaatacacacacaacacacacacacacacacacacacacacacacatacacatcttaaAATGAAAGAAAGGTTGGAGGACATTTCTGACCTTGCTCTGATTAGTCCAGTAGAGGTAGAAACCCTTTGAGTCCATCTTCAGAGTTACAGGTGCTGTGCGTGTCGAGTCCTGATCAAATACAtttaacaaacacatgcatgcagcatATTCAAAGGATGATTATCAGAGATTTTTATCAGATGTGTAGCTCATTTGTCATTGAGCGTATAGGTACATAAgaattacaaataaaaaaataaaaagcaaagaTTTACAGCCATGGACTCAACATACATTACTTTATTTTTCCTGACCGCTTATGGAGACCTAAATCTGAAGTTTGCTGTAATACTTATTTTGAGATCATGTTTGCTATCTTAAAAGCAATCACCATCAGCACCAGCAACAATATACTCTACCAGCCAGCTGTTatattctctttctttccagcACCACTTGCAAATATGCTTTGAACTTTTTATAAAGCTGAATTCCACAACCAACAACTGGGAAATCGATTTTTCCCCCTCACTGTCAAACAGCACCTCCTCACTCGAGAACCCAGAAATAGAACACAGTGTATGTTTCAGGAAAATAATGACAGAAAGTAATCTGATTCCTTCCAACTGTAAAAAGCAACTTACATCACTCCACTTGATGAACCTCTCCCCTTTGACCAGGTACTCCTTCACCTCAGGCTCCTGAAGAAAGTATCTCTTTTTAATCATCCTGCCAGTTATCCGTGTACTCTGTCACTGAATCCCTTACATTCCTTCACCATAGTCTGCTCCTGTCATCACTGATACCTTAAACTAGGAGTGATGGACCATCAAAGTCCCATAATCACTTGCCGAGTGGCCACACAACAATATGCATTGCAAATGAGAGAAGCATAGGGTTTCACACGTGAGAACTGCACAGAAAGACATCCACTTAAACCCATTACGGTGCAACATCATAAGAAATATTTAGAAATGTGTTATGTGTAAATGAAGATATTTTATTTATGAGGCATTAATGATGGTGCATCGATTTGTAACTGGTGGTTATGCCTTTACATGAAGCTGAATGTCAAGCAGCAGCATTTATTTGAGCTGAGTCAGGCTACCCAGCCCATTGTGGTCAGGGTTATACTGTATTCAAATGTACACTTAGTGAGCCATTCCATATGGAaatcacacagacagagaaagattgAAGGACTGGCACAAATACATACTCATGTGTATCtgaatgtctgtgtatgtgtgtaggtctgtgtgCCCATTATACCACATGATTTCCTTAATCTATTATACTTTTTCACATGTCAAATGTAAACATTTCAAAATACCTCTATGTTCATAGCATTTCAAGAAATGCAGTATCCACAACcacgagagagaaggaaaaaggaCTGGGAAACGCCTAGATAGGAAGTGCTTCACTGTGTAAGAGGTGCTTGTGTAGGCTATTCATTACcatttttcatctttttattCTATAGGAAATGCTATTTCCTGCTTGTATAATAAGTCATTAAGCTGCAATTGTGAGCTAAAATCACTGAAACCTGACAAACTGAGCCTAACACAATACTTGCCTGCATGATCATGAGATGACTCATTGTTTTCTGGAATAATAATCTCTTAATCAAGTCTGACAATCAAGAATCCCTCTGTGTATCATGGAGATGACATGACTCATactgtatagtataagtatatataatcttttgatcccgtgagggaaatttggtctctgcatttatcccaatctgtgaattagtgaaacacacacagcacacagtgaggtgaagcacacactaatcccggcacagtgagctgcctgcatcaacagcggcgctcggggagcagtgaggggttaggtgccttgctcaagggcacttcagccgtgcctactggtcggggttcaaaccggcaaccctccagttacaggtccaaagtgctaaccagtaggccacggctgccctaactAAGTTAACAAGTAGGCTGTAGCTGCTCTAACTAAGAGACTTTTTGCTTTTCCTTGTCTCCTCCAGATTTATATCACAAAGACTTCAAGCAACCAGTGTTCTAAACATATTATGTATTTAATATGTTtaatatgtttaatttaatatgCCTATttccaaagtccttttaggcaagtccctccacttggcggccatattgcagtgaattttgggcacttatcgggtaTCCCTTACATgaagaaatgcgcgtgcgcaaggcttcacgacaccaacctcgctccagctgcTAGATCACAACACCTGATTGGCACAACATATttacaacataccacatgattgtcatgatgtattcacatgtcaatttTTGGCGGTGGAAGAGATGGAATATGTGTAGATGACTGCCATGTTTGCATTCTATGttagattctttgagtgctgtgtctcctcattagaaagtctctgctaccTCTCAGAAGCCCATCTAAGAAGGGGTTTAGGTCTGTGTCCCATCATGATTGGTCCAATGAGTGTTTGGTAGCTGTCACATCAAAGCCTTTGCCAATGTACTTCAATGGGATTTATTGATTCAAGGCAATGCATGTTTATTCATAGAGTACAAAAGACAATTCAATGTGCATTACACAGAGAAGAATGAAGAATATACTAAAAGAAGATAATTAGAACAGAATACAGCGTTAAAAGAATGAACAAAGTGCAGGATTTCAGATTGGTATACACAGAAGAGATGTTAGAACCCCTGTGCTATAGATGAAGCAGTTCCCACTGTGGCCAAGCAACCACCACGTCTTATACAAACATGAGGTGGGATACTACAActagtgaaaaaataaataatgtccgcaacactatTTAAGCTCCCATATTTAATGTACAAACGCAAtgtttcgaccctgctgggtcttcttcaggcaaatGGTCACCAAATATATTAGATATTTTTTCACTGGAGTAAGtttttttgtcctgcacctgccagaaggtgggataCTACAACTACACATCTACAACAACAATGAACCAAAGCAAACATGAAATCAACAATGAAGCAGCCTTCATGCTAGCAGGCTTCACTAGCAAGACTGCAAGTGccctgtgtactgtatgtgggttCTAAGTAAAGCTAATATCCTAATTGCCCAGAGCAAGAACCAAAGCAGGAACAAACAATACCCCCAACAGGGCAGCCTTcatgagcatttcactgggtTTCCAACAGGGCAGCCTTcatgagcatttcactgggctTTCCAACCGGGCAGACTTCATGAGCATTTCACTGGAGTTTTCAAGCAGGCCTCATCCACTCCTCGGCTCCCTAAGATCTCTCTCAGCCACATACATGAACTGAGCTTCGGGTTAACAGCGCTGTTGTCTCCATATACTTGGCAGGCAGGTCAGTGCATGTTCAGCAGGGTAATATGGACCTAGATCATCATCATGGACCTGTGTACTAACTATGTTAATGCATTACTATATGTTGAGCTCTACAGGGAAGAGATTTTTTATCAACATTACTTGACAATTTATAGAGTGCTGCACAGTTTTTGGAATGTATTATTCAACTTCTACAAGTTGAATACAATACAAGTTCTACAATATGTATTTTGATATTATCTAAGTGAAACTCAACATACCATATTAAACATCTAAAGGATGTAACATATGGTGGTTTTAAGGTGGTGGAAATGTTTACATTCAAAATCAGGTCATGTATTGATTCTAAAATATAGATTTTTAGCTTGTTCTTGACTTTCATAATGTCTGACATAAAAAGTCGTGTCTGGATGTGGCGACAATCAGGCTGACCAATTGTCAATATGCATTATGAATATTACGTAAGACACACCATGTCATCTTCCCAAAGAAATAATACATTATCAAAGCACAATTATATTCTGAACACCTTTCAGTGGATTTACTAATTACTTTGGTAAGATATTGTAAGGCATACTGTAGAGGAAGCACTTTAATTCATAAGATGTCAAACATTTATAAAACAGCTTGTGTGTAAATTATTTAGCCAGACTCCCCAAAAGTAATTCTCAAAGTCCCAAAAATTCAGgttaaatttgaaaaaaaaatgtgacttCCATTTATCATTTATACAGGCAGTATGAAGAGTAACTGAGTTAATCAGTTCAAAATGTGCATACTGGcaaggcctgtagcctacattttcacaTCATATGTGTAAAATTAAGAAAGCGTGAAGTATTATTTCTCAAGAGACAAGAGGTTAGGGTATTGCATTTGTCCACTGGCAGGTCCAAGGAAATATAAGTTAAACTACTTCTTTAAAGTATTTGTTTAACAAACAATCCCGTAATTTATTCATAACACCTAGACGTTTAGAAGAATCATCtctgaatcagaatcagaattagCTGCCATTTAGAGAGAAGTCAGcgtgtgtttttaaaaagacgtTTTCACCTTTTCAGCGGGAGTGGTTCACCTTTTCCCCTTGCAATGAACAGGTGGGCGATGCGACGCTGTCCAAGGTCCTGATTGGGCCAGACGTGTCGTAGGCCTCATCGAGAGTctggtaagagggcacatagCCTACTGACAGCCAGTCAGCTACTGTCGTTTCAGTTCTAAAGACATATGGGATGTATAAAAGGCAATCCATGAGCTCAGCGTTAGTGTAAGCTAAATAAAACCACAGAACCAACAGAGGACAAAGTTAATGTGCTCCACACTTATTATACAGTCATCATCACAGAGGTAACGTACTTCAGAATAGGTCAATGTTTGCAGATGTTTAAATAATAGGCTACCACAGGACTGTAAATTagtaacaaaataataaaaccCAAACTGAAtgattgactttaaagcactgcCAAAATTGCCCACAATTTCCTAaagatgcagcagcagcagcactccaACCCACTTAAGTGCATAAATACCGGTGTTCGTCAGCTACCCGTTTCATCAGTTAATGCACCCTGCTTAGCCATTGCCGCCCCTTTAAGAACCTTCTCCCGCCCCCTCTACTGTATTTTTAGCTGAGCAAGCCACTTCATTTGTTGAATAAGACGGGCAGTAGTGTGTACCTTGTGGTTTCGCTTGATCATTCAAATAAATCACATACAATTTTTACTTCTGGTGGATCAACTGTGTTGTTTATTCACTGGAAACGAACACTGGAAACAAATACTGGAAACGCACCGGGTCTGTGACTGGATGCCTGGAAACCACCAGAGGCAAGCAAGAACGGTCAACATCCATGATGAGGTGCAATGCCGTAATGGATTTCTAAGACAGACCGCTGTGCTTTCCAAGGCGAGATGGATTAGAGAGGGATCAATTTAGCAGCAAAATAGAACCGCGGCACATCActtcccctctcctcatccttcGTCTTGTCACCTATTCTTGGATTGTGGATAACCAAAAACCTTCAAGACGGACGGGGTGCTGGAGCATCGAGGCAAACACAGGGGCAATATGAGGGAGCGGGACTTCATGCCCAACATGGAAAGAGGTAAACCCGCTACGTACACGGGGGACAAAAAGGCGAAAATGGCAGCGAAAACCAACAAAAAATGGGTAAGGCTGGCCACCGTCTTTGCCTATGTGCTATCTGTGTCTTTAGCAGCTATAATTCTGGCCATTTACTACAGCCTGATATGGAAGCCGACGACCGCTTCCTCTACTGGCAGTAAGCTGCCCGAAACCACCACCACTGCTAACATCTCTACAAATGTCACCAGCACCACAAACGCTCCAGACATTAACTCCACACACCTGGATATAGCGCTCAACGACACGGGGTCAAATGGACTAAATGCGACTTCAGTACAGGCTTTTCAGTCAGAAGTTAGAAGCCTAATTGTATCAGAGGGCATGGATGCGCATCCTCAACCGAGAGGACTCTACACGGCGCCTCGCGGCTACACGCCCTCGCAAGCCACAGGAAATCAAGGAGCATTAGGGCAAGCATCTGCTACCCGTTCGGACGATGGAGAGCATATCTATGACACGTCGGTGCCAGTTGCCAACGATCAAAACCAATCAAAAGATGTGCATCGCACGACCACAGCTGTTGGGAAAGAGCGCCAGTCTGCACAGGCAGCGGAGGATGGTACCCGACTATCCTCACTTGCTGCCCCGTCTGCCCCCGCATCCTCCGCTacctacaagaaaggacagcgCACAGATAAAAACTGACCAGGCCCTAAAAGTCGCTCCTCGGTTGAAGTAGTGTT
It encodes:
- the LOC121693107 gene encoding uncharacterized protein LOC121693107; this encodes MRERDFMPNMERGKPATYTGDKKAKMAAKTNKKWVRLATVFAYVLSVSLAAIILAIYYSLIWKPTTASSTGSKLPETTTTANISTNVTSTTNAPDINSTHLDIALNDTGSNGLNATSVQAFQSEVRSLIVSEGMDAHPQPRGLYTAPRGYTPSQATGNQGALGQASATRSDDGEHIYDTSVPVANDQNQSKDVHRTTTAVGKERQSAQAAEDGTRLSSLAAPSAPASSATYKKGQRTDKN